The Betaproteobacteria bacterium genome has a window encoding:
- a CDS encoding TRAP transporter small permease produces MRPVKSALAALHRVLSWLLALAVAILIVPVFLQIFSRYVGFIPRYIWTEELARFCFIWMIMIGAMVGVREGTHFDVDLIPTLPPRATAAVKLLTQFAVLIFAFVFLYYGYQWVDAGWEQTSELADLPMWMIFISWPLAGLIWILFLGEQFVHEAKVLMSKAA; encoded by the coding sequence GTGCGCCCTGTGAAGTCCGCCCTCGCAGCCCTGCACCGGGTACTGAGCTGGCTTCTCGCCTTGGCGGTGGCCATTCTCATCGTGCCGGTCTTTCTCCAGATCTTTTCCCGCTATGTGGGATTCATCCCGCGCTACATCTGGACCGAGGAGCTGGCGCGCTTTTGTTTCATCTGGATGATCATGATCGGTGCCATGGTGGGTGTGCGCGAAGGCACGCATTTCGACGTCGATCTCATTCCAACGCTTCCTCCGCGCGCAACGGCCGCCGTCAAATTGCTCACCCAGTTCGCCGTATTGATATTCGCCTTCGTCTTTCTCTACTACGGCTACCAGTGGGTGGACGCGGGTTGGGAGCAGACCTCAGAGCTGGCGGATTTGCCCATGTGGATGATCTTCATATCGTGGCCGCTGGCGGGCTTGATATGGATCTTGTTCTTGGGTGAGCAATTCGTGCATGAAGCGAAGGTACTGATGAGCAAAGCGGCATGA
- a CDS encoding TRAP transporter substrate-binding protein translates to MKPLKYFLVFLAALAMPVRAEKPITLHGAVQFNDEHAYNKALLKFEELVKKYYGKPLEFVLHRNSELGLEKEYFAYMNQGISVDYAIVSPAHMSTYSKAAPFIDMPFLFRDLNHLNKVLAAGILQPIADEVAKKADVILIGYPGGGTRNLISNTPVRTMQELKGLPMRVMGAPIQTKIFNAIGAAPTVIAYSETYNAIQSGVIKALDNEAAGMIQMRFYEVAPEISLTEHSFTIRPLCFSGKTFKRLPKELQAAILKAGKEAGDYGRQIESSENNMKLQQLAKEGKIKLHKFPERPKLLELAAPVKAAYAKEIGAEAILAKIDALK, encoded by the coding sequence ATGAAACCACTGAAATATTTTTTGGTCTTCCTAGCTGCCCTGGCTATGCCGGTTCGCGCCGAGAAACCCATCACTTTGCACGGTGCCGTGCAATTCAACGACGAGCACGCCTACAACAAGGCGCTGCTCAAATTCGAGGAGTTGGTGAAGAAGTACTACGGCAAACCCTTGGAGTTCGTGCTGCACCGGAACAGCGAACTGGGCCTGGAAAAAGAGTACTTCGCCTACATGAACCAAGGCATCTCGGTGGATTACGCCATCGTATCGCCAGCGCACATGTCCACCTACTCGAAGGCCGCGCCCTTCATAGACATGCCCTTCTTGTTCCGCGATCTGAACCATCTAAACAAAGTGCTCGCGGCAGGGATACTGCAACCCATCGCCGACGAAGTGGCCAAGAAGGCGGACGTGATTCTCATCGGCTATCCCGGTGGCGGCACGCGCAACCTCATCTCCAACACGCCAGTGCGCACCATGCAGGAGTTGAAGGGATTGCCCATGCGCGTGATGGGCGCCCCCATTCAAACCAAGATCTTCAACGCCATCGGCGCGGCGCCCACGGTCATCGCCTATAGCGAGACCTACAACGCCATTCAGTCCGGCGTGATCAAGGCGCTCGACAACGAGGCCGCCGGGATGATCCAGATGCGCTTCTACGAAGTGGCACCGGAAATCTCGCTCACCGAACACTCCTTCACCATCCGGCCCCTCTGCTTCAGCGGGAAAACCTTCAAGCGGCTACCGAAGGAATTGCAGGCCGCGATCCTCAAAGCCGGAAAGGAAGCAGGCGACTACGGCCGCCAGATCGAATCCAGCGAAAACAACATGAAGCTGCAACAACTCGCCAAGGAAGGCAAGATCAAGTTGCACAAATTCCCCGAACGGCCCAAGCTGTTGGAACTCGCCGCGCCGGTCAAGGCGGCCTACGCCAAGGAGATTGGGGCGGAGGCGATTTTGGCGAAGATAGACGCGTTGAAGTGA
- a CDS encoding TRAP transporter large permease, whose amino-acid sequence MSPAEASALLFGVFFALMVLRVPIAFALGLACLPVLFIEERLSPIVLFNETFKAYNSFILLAVPFFLLTANLMNAGGITDRMLRLSRALVGHLPGGLAQMNVVLSIFFAGISGSSTADAASQGKLFIPAQVKEGYDISFSVAITAVSAVLAVIIPPSILMVVWGGVHTVSIGGLFIAGILPGLMLGGVQMATVHVYAKLRNYPTYPRSTWIEMRNALFFSVPALMTPVIIIGGKVFGWFTATESAAIAVIYSLILSTFLYRELTSRKIYDALLETGKLAAIALFCVGAASAFGWLLAYYQIPKSLLASVSAMNLGITGTGFFIAGVFLVVGCFLDAIPAIIIVGTILSPIAEAAHMHPIHFALVGIVSLAFGLVTPPYGLCLLISCAIGNVRLMSVMKDVTIMLIPMLLVLVFIIMAPEVFLALPRWFVPDFVN is encoded by the coding sequence ATGAGCCCAGCCGAGGCCAGCGCGTTGCTCTTCGGGGTGTTCTTCGCCTTGATGGTTCTGCGCGTGCCTATCGCCTTCGCGCTGGGACTCGCGTGTCTGCCGGTACTCTTCATCGAAGAACGGCTCTCGCCTATCGTGCTCTTCAACGAGACCTTCAAGGCCTACAACTCCTTCATCCTGCTCGCCGTGCCGTTCTTTCTGCTGACCGCAAATCTGATGAACGCCGGCGGCATCACCGATCGCATGCTGCGTTTGTCGCGTGCGCTCGTGGGGCATTTGCCCGGCGGCCTGGCGCAGATGAACGTGGTGCTTAGCATTTTCTTCGCCGGCATTTCAGGCTCCAGCACCGCGGACGCCGCCAGCCAAGGCAAGCTCTTTATTCCCGCCCAGGTAAAGGAAGGCTACGACATCAGCTTCTCCGTCGCCATCACGGCCGTATCGGCGGTGCTCGCGGTCATCATTCCGCCCAGCATTTTGATGGTGGTATGGGGAGGCGTGCACACCGTTTCCATCGGCGGGCTCTTCATCGCTGGCATCTTGCCGGGCTTGATGCTGGGTGGCGTGCAAATGGCCACGGTGCATGTCTACGCGAAGCTGCGCAACTACCCAACCTACCCGCGCTCGACGTGGATTGAAATGCGCAACGCTTTGTTCTTCTCCGTACCGGCACTGATGACGCCGGTGATCATCATCGGCGGAAAAGTATTCGGCTGGTTCACCGCCACCGAATCCGCCGCCATCGCGGTGATCTATTCCTTGATCCTATCTACTTTTCTCTACCGAGAATTGACGAGCAGGAAGATCTACGACGCCCTTCTGGAAACGGGAAAGCTCGCCGCAATCGCGTTGTTCTGTGTCGGCGCCGCATCCGCCTTCGGTTGGCTACTGGCCTACTACCAGATCCCGAAGAGCTTGCTCGCCTCCGTCTCCGCGATGAACCTCGGCATCACCGGCACCGGCTTCTTCATCGCCGGCGTGTTCCTGGTCGTCGGCTGCTTTCTGGACGCCATCCCCGCCATCATCATCGTGGGCACCATCCTCTCCCCCATCGCCGAAGCCGCGCACATGCACCCGATCCACTTCGCGCTGGTCGGCATCGTCTCCCTAGCCTTCGGCTTGGTGACACCGCCCTATGGCCTATGCCTGCTCATTTCCTGCGCCATCGGCAACGTCCGCCTGATGAGCGTGATGAAAGACGTGACCATCATGCTGATTCCGATGTTGCTCGTGCTGGTATTCATCATCATGGCACCGGAAGTGTTTCTGGCGCTGCCAAGATGGTTCGTGCCGGATTTCGTGAACTGA